A window from Niallia sp. XMNu-256 encodes these proteins:
- a CDS encoding tyrosine-type recombinase/integrase — MFLDYISYLQEKGMSENTIISYLNDIKKFLKEMNLESTDYVTTGDIRKWVSVMLDPKQGKALAVSTINRRLNSLRNYYTWEVRNNTLQSNPMLDIQALKSADEESESIMWLTEDEFEELLLILRKKPVKSRGVNSEEKYRRDRMIIYLLTYAGLRVDELSNLKIVDVDLLMKRIRIVGKGTKVRTIPISNILLVEIQDWLAFRAEMAEKKLHVEESPYVFYSQRSPKFTVRGIQTMIEGYSLPNKKLTPHMFRHTFCKWMLKATNNDIEKVRRLAGHSNIATTSRYLKDSFSDLVNAVEAMPRF, encoded by the coding sequence ATGTTTCTAGATTATATTTCATATTTACAAGAGAAAGGGATGTCTGAAAATACGATTATTTCCTATCTGAATGATATTAAAAAATTCTTAAAGGAAATGAACCTTGAATCTACTGATTATGTGACGACTGGGGACATTCGTAAATGGGTTAGTGTAATGTTAGATCCAAAACAAGGGAAAGCTCTGGCCGTATCGACTATTAATCGGCGCCTTAATTCGCTAAGAAACTATTACACTTGGGAAGTAAGAAATAATACGCTGCAGAGTAATCCGATGTTGGATATTCAGGCTTTAAAGTCAGCTGATGAGGAATCCGAAAGTATTATGTGGCTGACGGAAGATGAGTTTGAGGAACTGCTTCTGATTTTAAGGAAGAAACCAGTCAAGAGTAGAGGAGTAAATTCAGAGGAAAAGTATCGCCGGGACAGAATGATTATTTACCTGCTTACATATGCAGGTTTAAGAGTGGATGAACTATCGAACTTAAAAATAGTAGATGTTGATCTATTAATGAAACGGATTCGAATAGTTGGAAAAGGAACTAAGGTGAGGACCATACCCATTTCCAATATCTTGTTGGTGGAAATTCAGGATTGGCTAGCATTTCGTGCTGAAATGGCTGAAAAGAAGCTTCATGTTGAAGAATCTCCATATGTTTTTTATAGTCAACGTTCTCCTAAATTTACAGTTCGCGGGATTCAGACAATGATTGAAGGATATAGTTTGCCAAATAAAAAATTGACTCCACATATGTTTCGCCATACGTTTTGTAAGTGGATGTTAAAAGCAACGAATAACGATATTGAAAAGGTAAGGAGATTGGCCGGTCATAGTAATATTGCTACTACAAGTAGATATTTGAAAGATTCTTTTAGTGATTTGGTAAATGCAGTTGAGGCAATGCCGAGGTTTTAA
- a CDS encoding PepSY domain-containing protein, which translates to MKKKVLISTLGAALLFGGAFSVGATNNDEGRTANKVNNNEAFLSTDDIKKIALQEVAGTVEEIELERKSDRIVYEVDIENNDINYDLYIDAYTGEIYSVGSDDDDDNVNSSDGGQKNKNIISQSDATAIAEKAVNGKVIEIEKDEDDGLVKYEIELQADRGEAEIEIDAKDGKILDVEWDN; encoded by the coding sequence ATGAAAAAGAAAGTGTTAATTAGTACTTTAGGAGCTGCGCTTCTATTCGGTGGAGCATTTTCTGTTGGAGCTACGAACAATGATGAGGGACGTACTGCTAATAAAGTAAATAATAACGAAGCATTCCTAAGTACGGATGACATTAAAAAAATCGCCCTTCAAGAGGTTGCGGGAACAGTAGAAGAAATTGAATTAGAGAGAAAGTCAGATAGAATAGTATACGAAGTGGATATTGAAAATAATGATATCAATTATGATCTATATATCGATGCTTACACTGGAGAGATTTACAGTGTTGGCAGTGATGATGATGACGATAATGTTAATTCTTCAGATGGTGGTCAAAAGAATAAAAATATTATTTCTCAATCTGATGCAACAGCAATTGCTGAAAAGGCTGTGAACGGAAAGGTCATTGAGATCGAAAAAGATGAAGACGATGGATTAGTTAAATATGAGATAGAGTTGCAAGCAGACCGTGGAGAAGCAGAAATTGAAATTGATGCTAAAGATGGGAAAATCCTTGACGTCGAGTGGGACAATTAA
- a CDS encoding MmcB family DNA repair protein encodes MKATITGCDDLSKRILIDLKRGMKVSRIPKHYPVSLDQAKKLSRLNKMLNLAREHLNEDLNQRLQHLGIKSLPLSRLFRQADWGGIIEILSVVTDGTTRDDLELLIDALHEKRNRIKELKEETDLSLLELEKLNQSLQTKEREILLFQQEWNKHLQVFEPYLGPIRSFLEEYLGVFDGKLVLAKRLCGNWEQHLREQGIIKYHGNQSVYYINDVYRFVESLQSRRERGLKYRSGTDESLGLTGSFVNSMNKLKQKLREVQEKKAAIEEEVIRIKQKTTQSYMKITETPDYLSADDLKRLKELQVKALKWLFKRGFIAMTDFTLPNGKKTDIFAYNESQIVIFKIKVSKNDLITDYKWTDYLPYCHDFFFLTPDKLKDEVVSISKTQSINCGQFIETSNSIQLIRADERNVEQIKQEDELKFAAAQYLARRFIFGY; translated from the coding sequence TATTCCTAAACACTATCCTGTCTCACTAGATCAAGCAAAAAAACTCTCCCGTCTTAATAAGATGTTAAATCTTGCTAGAGAGCATCTCAATGAGGACTTGAACCAACGTCTACAGCATTTAGGTATTAAGAGCTTGCCTTTGTCCCGTTTGTTCAGGCAAGCTGACTGGGGAGGGATTATTGAAATTTTGTCCGTTGTAACGGATGGAACAACAAGAGATGATTTAGAACTGCTCATAGATGCCTTACATGAAAAGAGGAATAGAATCAAAGAACTTAAGGAAGAGACCGATTTAAGTTTACTTGAATTAGAAAAATTAAATCAATCTCTACAAACAAAAGAGAGGGAAATTCTCCTTTTTCAGCAGGAATGGAATAAACATCTACAGGTTTTCGAGCCATACTTGGGACCTATTCGTTCCTTTTTAGAGGAGTATTTAGGAGTGTTTGATGGAAAATTAGTACTTGCTAAACGTCTTTGTGGTAACTGGGAACAGCATTTAAGAGAACAAGGAATAATCAAATATCACGGAAACCAATCTGTTTATTATATTAACGACGTCTATCGTTTTGTGGAATCCTTGCAATCTCGTCGCGAACGTGGACTAAAATATCGCTCGGGAACCGATGAAAGCCTAGGCTTAACAGGTTCTTTCGTTAATTCAATGAACAAATTGAAACAGAAATTAAGAGAGGTCCAAGAGAAGAAAGCCGCAATTGAAGAAGAAGTGATTCGAATAAAACAGAAAACTACTCAGTCTTATATGAAAATAACCGAAACCCCTGACTACCTTTCTGCGGATGATTTAAAGAGACTTAAAGAATTGCAGGTTAAAGCTCTTAAATGGCTATTTAAACGTGGCTTTATTGCAATGACGGATTTTACCCTTCCCAATGGAAAAAAAACTGATATTTTCGCTTACAATGAGTCACAGATCGTTATTTTTAAGATCAAAGTTTCAAAAAATGATTTAATAACAGATTACAAATGGACGGATTATCTGCCGTATTGTCATGACTTTTTCTTTTTAACACCTGATAAATTAAAGGATGAAGTAGTTTCAATTTCTAAAACACAATCTATTAATTGTGGGCAATTCATAGAAACATCTAATAGTATTCAATTAATTCGTGCTGATGAACGAAATGTTGAACAGATTAAACAGGAGGATGAACTAAAGTTTGCGGCTGCACAGTACTTGGCTCGGAGGTTTATTTTTGGGTATTAA